A part of Myxococcus landrumus genomic DNA contains:
- a CDS encoding carboxypeptidase regulatory-like domain-containing protein, whose translation MLLLFFRGQPDTSGIEPLGATGAQPIAAVNAASARADIPATPPLESAVSPADGFFVLRVVTPAGPVSGARVRAWLRVSVDGAESNPWRLASEGVTGEDGTLRLPAGPGDYLLSAHATGHAPARREATRPVGVAETEVELSLSTGVSLRGRIVAEGRNEPVPMADVTLRPYPSAAIAWAEPASLPEESSFATSDERGHFQFANLTPGRYALTAEAPGFSPRTVRFLQVPTSAELVVGLWGAGTLEGFVVDAKGQPVAGAEVLASGGPAPVRATTSEGGGFAFEVQAGTWVLTARHGNSVGRIPGALSVAPGETLRGLTVTLGAASGLEGRVLATDGAPVREATLVASPSLAQGELGRATSGGEGAYRMELPPGDYDVSVQAPGFATTHVTAIVVPSGAFAPLDVKLEPATAEVGGTVTNASGQPVAHAEVRAEQREGLARSTRADEQGVYLLTGLAPGPTSVRARREGAQGWATRLETLKSGTRARVDLTLAESGIVQGRVTRASGEAVPEPAVVRAMPRGGTGGGTNMSWTETDAEGLYRLELPAGVYQLTAVLPRARFIYFHQDDPAITVPEGGSIQQDLVLLEERGITGTVRESSNAPSPFAAVAAVQGGDFPITVRVFADEDGSFAIPARPPGAPPLAELVAYNSGRVARVANVGEGQGPVELRLQAAAHLRGRVVARTGTPPDGFTLTLTEVGGEELPWAGAAPTTRQFPGSTFELRDAPGQPLKLSVRTQDGRSGEAVATLSPGGSADVEIPLTQGASSLSGRAVWSRDGGPASGVAVFLDRTVTSSPDTVTGADGRFRLEAVRPGAHTVRLMPPEGRVETRGVKVAEVEATDLGDIPVSPRRATPGTLGAGYSEDRGYVSFAWLTPEGPAARAGIIVGDRLLAVDGVVVRNRLEAEQRSHGAPGSPVRLRLVRGGGEQELHAIRAD comes from the coding sequence GTGCTGCTGCTCTTTTTCCGCGGCCAGCCAGACACGTCTGGAATCGAGCCCCTTGGGGCCACGGGGGCGCAGCCCATCGCCGCCGTCAACGCAGCCTCGGCGCGTGCGGACATCCCCGCCACTCCACCCCTGGAGTCCGCGGTCTCTCCGGCCGATGGATTCTTCGTCTTGCGCGTCGTCACCCCCGCGGGCCCGGTCTCCGGTGCTCGCGTTCGCGCGTGGCTTCGCGTCTCCGTGGATGGCGCCGAGTCGAACCCATGGCGACTGGCGAGCGAGGGTGTCACGGGGGAGGACGGCACGCTGCGCCTGCCCGCGGGCCCCGGGGACTATCTGCTCTCCGCGCATGCCACGGGGCACGCGCCCGCGCGTCGCGAGGCCACCCGCCCCGTGGGCGTCGCCGAAACCGAGGTGGAGCTCTCCCTCTCCACGGGCGTGTCCCTCCGTGGGCGCATCGTCGCGGAGGGCCGCAACGAGCCTGTTCCCATGGCGGACGTCACCCTGCGTCCCTATCCCAGCGCTGCCATCGCCTGGGCCGAGCCTGCCTCGCTTCCCGAGGAGTCTTCCTTCGCCACGAGTGACGAGCGCGGCCACTTCCAGTTCGCCAATCTGACCCCGGGGCGCTACGCCCTCACCGCCGAGGCCCCCGGGTTCAGCCCTCGCACCGTTCGCTTCCTCCAGGTCCCCACCTCGGCCGAGCTGGTGGTTGGCCTGTGGGGCGCGGGGACGCTGGAGGGCTTCGTCGTCGACGCCAAGGGGCAGCCTGTCGCGGGTGCGGAGGTCCTTGCCTCGGGAGGTCCCGCCCCCGTGCGAGCCACGACGAGCGAAGGGGGTGGCTTCGCCTTCGAGGTCCAGGCGGGCACCTGGGTCCTCACCGCCCGACACGGCAACTCCGTGGGTCGAATCCCGGGCGCCTTGTCCGTGGCCCCGGGCGAGACGCTGCGCGGCCTCACCGTGACGCTGGGCGCGGCCAGTGGACTCGAGGGCCGAGTCCTCGCCACGGACGGCGCACCGGTGCGTGAGGCCACGCTCGTCGCGAGCCCCTCGCTCGCCCAGGGGGAGTTGGGTCGAGCCACGTCCGGCGGCGAGGGCGCCTACCGCATGGAGCTCCCCCCGGGCGACTACGACGTCAGCGTCCAGGCTCCTGGCTTCGCCACCACGCACGTGACCGCCATCGTCGTCCCCTCCGGCGCCTTCGCGCCGCTGGACGTGAAGCTCGAGCCCGCCACCGCGGAGGTCGGGGGCACCGTGACGAACGCCTCCGGCCAGCCTGTCGCTCACGCGGAGGTCCGCGCCGAACAGCGTGAAGGACTCGCGCGCAGCACCCGCGCGGACGAGCAGGGCGTCTACCTGCTCACGGGCCTTGCTCCCGGTCCTACCTCCGTGCGGGCTCGGCGCGAGGGTGCCCAGGGCTGGGCGACGCGTCTCGAGACGCTCAAGTCCGGCACCCGTGCCCGTGTCGACCTGACGCTCGCCGAGTCAGGCATCGTCCAGGGCCGCGTGACGCGGGCCTCCGGTGAGGCCGTGCCCGAACCCGCTGTCGTCCGCGCGATGCCTCGCGGCGGCACTGGCGGGGGGACGAACATGTCCTGGACGGAGACCGACGCGGAGGGGCTCTATCGCTTGGAGCTGCCCGCGGGCGTGTACCAGCTCACCGCCGTGTTGCCTCGCGCGCGCTTCATCTACTTCCACCAGGACGACCCCGCCATCACCGTCCCGGAAGGCGGCTCCATCCAGCAGGACCTCGTCCTCCTCGAGGAGCGCGGCATCACCGGCACCGTCCGCGAGTCCTCCAACGCTCCCAGTCCCTTCGCCGCCGTGGCCGCCGTGCAGGGCGGCGACTTCCCCATCACCGTGCGCGTGTTCGCGGATGAGGACGGCTCCTTCGCCATCCCCGCGCGTCCTCCCGGGGCTCCGCCGCTCGCGGAGCTCGTCGCCTACAACTCTGGCCGTGTCGCCCGCGTCGCGAACGTGGGCGAGGGCCAGGGGCCCGTGGAGCTGCGACTCCAGGCCGCCGCGCATTTGAGAGGCCGTGTCGTCGCGCGTACCGGCACGCCTCCCGATGGCTTCACCCTCACCCTCACCGAAGTGGGGGGAGAGGAGCTGCCCTGGGCGGGCGCGGCTCCCACCACCCGTCAGTTCCCTGGAAGCACCTTCGAGCTGCGCGATGCTCCGGGGCAGCCGCTCAAGCTCTCGGTCCGCACCCAGGACGGGCGCTCTGGCGAGGCCGTGGCGACCTTGTCTCCTGGTGGCAGCGCGGACGTGGAGATCCCCCTCACGCAAGGTGCCTCCTCCCTCTCGGGGCGCGCCGTGTGGAGCCGCGACGGAGGTCCCGCCTCGGGGGTCGCCGTGTTCCTCGACCGCACCGTGACGTCGAGCCCGGACACCGTCACCGGTGCCGACGGCCGCTTCCGCCTGGAGGCCGTTCGTCCCGGGGCGCACACCGTCCGACTCATGCCTCCCGAGGGCCGCGTCGAGACGCGTGGGGTGAAGGTCGCGGAGGTCGAGGCCACCGACCTGGGTGATATCCCTGTCTCGCCGCGCCGGGCGACACCCGGGACGCTGGGCGCTGGCTACAGCGAAGACCGGGGCTACGTCTCCTTCGCCTGGCTCACGCCCGAGGGGCCCGCGGCACGTGCGGGCATCATCGTGGGTGACCGGCTCCTCGCCGTGGACGGTGTGGTCGTCCGCAACCGTCTGGAAGCGGAGCAGCGCTCACACGGGGCACCGGGCTCGCCCGTCCGCCTGCGCCTGGTGCGCGGCGGTGGTGAGCAGGAGCTCCACGCCATTCGCGCGGACTGA
- a CDS encoding right-handed parallel beta-helix repeat-containing protein, which produces MTRQTFGLLILSSALWIPAGSLAEPVRETVRTLYVSNNAVDTAACGAKSNPCRSIRMAISHALPGERILVGPGRYGDLNSDGDFNDPGEEAAEVATGCRCMILIDKPLQIVSSAGAERTVLDANGAVLDVVNITASEVTFGGPKKGFTLTGAGKVTDDDGIGLDSLGGRNVRIIDNIAQGNGDDGFRVWGDEITVKDNLSLGNGSGITVTSESGASVVTGNIATDNGKGPVHGHGFTVWLNQGTFKNNQSIGNRAIGFLIFTSGPAQLDFSGNAAIGNRGAGLWLRGDSAPGLHGNSFYGNLGEPVGGTFQSVPNCGVVNDTSLFLDATLNYWGASTGPGEDPADAAGAGSVCDVSGQTQVIPFDATPLH; this is translated from the coding sequence ATGACAAGGCAAACGTTTGGACTGCTCATCTTGTCGAGCGCGCTGTGGATTCCTGCGGGGAGCCTCGCGGAACCCGTGCGGGAGACGGTACGAACGCTCTATGTCTCCAACAACGCGGTGGACACGGCCGCCTGTGGCGCGAAGTCGAACCCATGTCGCTCCATCCGCATGGCCATCTCCCATGCCCTGCCGGGTGAGCGCATCCTCGTCGGCCCTGGCCGCTACGGAGACCTGAACAGCGACGGCGACTTCAATGACCCCGGCGAGGAAGCCGCCGAGGTCGCCACGGGCTGCCGCTGCATGATCCTCATCGACAAACCCCTCCAGATCGTCTCGTCCGCCGGCGCGGAGCGCACCGTCCTCGACGCCAACGGCGCCGTGCTGGATGTCGTCAACATCACCGCGAGCGAGGTCACCTTCGGCGGCCCCAAGAAGGGCTTCACCCTCACCGGGGCAGGGAAGGTCACCGATGATGACGGCATCGGCCTGGATTCCCTCGGCGGCCGCAACGTGCGAATCATTGACAATATCGCCCAGGGAAACGGTGACGATGGCTTCCGCGTCTGGGGCGATGAAATCACTGTCAAAGACAACCTCTCCCTCGGCAACGGGTCAGGGATTACCGTCACCTCCGAATCGGGCGCCTCGGTCGTCACGGGAAACATCGCCACCGACAATGGCAAGGGCCCCGTCCACGGCCACGGGTTCACCGTCTGGCTCAATCAGGGCACCTTCAAGAACAACCAGTCCATCGGCAACCGGGCCATCGGCTTCCTCATCTTCACTTCGGGTCCTGCCCAGCTCGACTTCTCGGGCAACGCCGCCATTGGCAACCGTGGCGCGGGTCTCTGGCTCCGCGGCGACTCCGCCCCCGGACTCCACGGCAACAGCTTCTACGGAAACCTCGGCGAGCCCGTCGGCGGAACCTTCCAGTCCGTCCCCAACTGCGGCGTCGTCAACGACACGAGCCTCTTCCTCGATGCCACCCTCAACTACTGGGGCGCCTCGACAGGCCCCGGAGAAGACCCCGCGGATGCCGCGGGTGCGGGTTCCGTCTGCGACGTGAGTGGCCAGACCCAGGTCATTCCGTTTGACGCAACTCCCCTTCACTGA
- a CDS encoding S41 family peptidase: MSAAHGQARFFGTGPSYNDADLALVRVLEGASVDWDVAATHYADRVEGVCALDVSSKSLRPARVLMLGAIAVIRPGTGDLPLPRHARAAIIDLRELPAAPGLEEALARAIGVVSTAPVTRLSERVRHHVGMTDEVVPEEEYPIYTNYVDLRAREPHAATGRSELPVTLLTGPALAPAAARFAVDLRMARRAWLVGSPVHTAVAESKWMPVRARGMLVRTARLEDAQGAAPDVIPADLSLSRFGLGAASSESLPSARVLQAAAFLGAPPPVDRTAPVTRNAPPKRFALEVPPPSEASSGIARADLLIFHGATRLFFPYFDVVGDGIDGRLLEMLASVDAVPVTQVAQTHRLLLRFSEVLQDGHAFVYARGTPPPVGYFGVLLDDVAGEPVVLRSELTEVHPGDTLTSIEGQPMSEWLATEMAHTSAATPGFKREVAARRLINMNGPKTFGLRGVDGVTRFVQVQPHPRMVLGPPSLREAGSLADLGAPDLHYINLANQVLANDAKFRTALTAAQGARGLVLDMRGYPGLESYDAQRRLIPTTFFTSYLMYPVWAGPESFEFQGDSYPMEPRSNPSYAGPIVLLVGPRSVSAAEDFSMVMTGARRVTVIGRRSAGTNGAISQLLLPGYMVAWFTGMKVLFPDGSRFHGVGIVPDIEAAPTASDIAAGRDTELLRAIEYLRTGQ, encoded by the coding sequence ATGTCCGCGGCACATGGCCAGGCGCGCTTCTTCGGCACGGGTCCCAGCTACAACGATGCGGACCTGGCGCTGGTCCGCGTGCTGGAGGGGGCGTCGGTGGACTGGGACGTCGCCGCCACCCACTACGCCGACAGGGTGGAAGGTGTCTGCGCCCTGGACGTGTCTTCCAAGTCGCTGCGCCCCGCTCGGGTCCTCATGCTGGGTGCCATCGCGGTCATCCGCCCGGGGACAGGGGACCTCCCACTACCCCGACATGCTCGAGCGGCCATCATCGACCTGCGGGAGCTGCCGGCGGCGCCGGGGCTCGAAGAAGCGCTGGCCCGAGCCATCGGCGTGGTCAGCACCGCGCCCGTCACGCGCCTCTCCGAGCGCGTCCGACATCACGTCGGGATGACGGACGAGGTGGTGCCCGAAGAGGAGTATCCCATCTACACCAACTACGTGGACCTCCGCGCACGGGAGCCGCACGCCGCGACAGGACGGTCGGAGCTTCCGGTCACGCTGCTCACCGGCCCTGCGCTGGCCCCCGCGGCGGCCCGTTTCGCCGTGGACCTGCGGATGGCCCGGCGGGCCTGGCTCGTTGGTTCTCCCGTCCACACGGCGGTCGCGGAGTCGAAGTGGATGCCCGTCAGGGCGAGGGGAATGCTCGTGCGCACGGCGCGACTGGAGGACGCGCAGGGGGCTGCCCCCGATGTCATTCCGGCGGACCTGTCCCTCTCCCGCTTTGGATTGGGCGCGGCCAGCTCTGAATCCCTCCCATCCGCGCGAGTGCTCCAGGCCGCGGCCTTCCTCGGTGCGCCCCCTCCGGTGGACCGCACCGCGCCCGTCACGCGCAACGCCCCACCCAAGCGATTCGCTCTCGAGGTCCCGCCACCCAGTGAGGCCTCGTCGGGCATCGCCCGGGCGGACCTCCTCATCTTCCACGGCGCCACGCGGCTGTTCTTTCCCTACTTCGATGTCGTGGGGGATGGCATTGATGGACGCCTCCTGGAGATGCTGGCCTCGGTGGACGCCGTGCCCGTCACGCAAGTCGCCCAGACGCATCGGCTGCTCCTGCGCTTCTCCGAGGTCCTCCAGGATGGCCACGCGTTCGTCTACGCGCGAGGGACTCCGCCACCCGTGGGCTACTTCGGCGTCTTGCTGGATGACGTGGCCGGAGAGCCTGTCGTCCTGCGCTCGGAGCTGACGGAGGTCCACCCTGGCGACACGCTGACGAGCATCGAAGGCCAGCCCATGTCCGAGTGGTTGGCCACGGAGATGGCGCACACCTCGGCCGCGACGCCGGGCTTCAAGCGTGAGGTCGCCGCTCGGCGATTGATCAACATGAACGGCCCCAAGACGTTCGGGCTGCGCGGGGTGGATGGTGTCACCCGCTTCGTGCAGGTACAGCCTCATCCTCGGATGGTGCTGGGTCCCCCGTCGCTCAGGGAGGCGGGCAGCCTCGCGGACCTTGGCGCGCCGGACCTGCACTACATCAACCTGGCCAACCAGGTCCTCGCCAACGACGCGAAGTTCCGGACGGCCCTTACCGCCGCGCAAGGGGCCCGCGGCCTCGTGTTGGACATGCGTGGCTACCCGGGCCTTGAGTCCTACGATGCGCAACGGCGACTCATTCCGACGACGTTCTTCACGTCCTATCTCATGTACCCGGTCTGGGCGGGCCCCGAGTCGTTCGAGTTTCAGGGCGACTCGTACCCGATGGAGCCACGGTCGAACCCCTCCTATGCGGGCCCTATCGTCCTCCTGGTGGGCCCCCGGTCGGTGTCCGCGGCGGAGGACTTCTCCATGGTGATGACGGGCGCCCGGCGGGTGACGGTCATTGGCCGGCGCAGCGCGGGGACGAACGGGGCCATCTCCCAGTTGTTGCTCCCTGGGTACATGGTCGCGTGGTTCACCGGAATGAAGGTCCTCTTCCCGGACGGCTCGCGTTTCCACGGGGTGGGCATCGTCCCGGACATCGAAGCCGCACCCACGGCCTCGGACATCGCCGCCGGGAGGGACACGGAGCTGCTCCGGGCCATCGAGTATCTGCGCACGGGACAGTGA